The Amblyraja radiata isolate CabotCenter1 chromosome 5, sAmbRad1.1.pri, whole genome shotgun sequence genome includes the window CACACACAGGAAGTGTTTATACGGGCAGTCCCACATGGAAAAACAACATCATCACACCTACCCTTATAAAATATGGATAGTTCTTCAAAAAGGATTTTTTTCCAATGAGAAAGGTGACAACACCAGGATTGGAATGAAATAAAAGTAGACTTTTCTTAATTAGGCACCATATGCCCACTATTATTCGAAAATGTTTCTTGGTATATAGAGACTAATATCCAAAAGTTGATGGTTTATAAATAAATGCTCAATTTGATCCAAAAACAGCCAATTCAGTTTTTTATTTCTTTGAATGTCTGTTGTTTAATGTCATGACTAAATTATTGGTTAGAAGAACAATATAAAGGAATGAACATGGGGTCAATAAAGATCATAACCATTACCAACACCTtaaatcagtttagtttggtttattgtcatgtgtaccgaggtacagtgaaaagctttccttTACATTTCCCTCTTATCCACCAATAAAGAGATATGCTTCAAAGAATGACTACAAGAAGGAGTCACTCCATACAACTCTAGAAAGCAATTCCATTTGGGCAGCTAACTATTTGGCAAATAGCTGCTGGGAGGGAGTACTAGACAAATTAGAGAGAGATAAACGAAAGTTGCAAGCAGCAGGTGCGGACTTAACCACTGCAATGCTCACCATCGTTTTAATAGACTGCTCGTTTTACTTAGACATTATACTGCAATTAGATTATAAATTTAAAGACCATGTTAAAGCAGATCCAATTATTTATTTCATCCTTTTATAACATGAAACAAGCATGTCAATTGGGAAAAccattaaaataaatcaaaatgtcCAGAGTCTGGAATCATTCCTAACATTCAATATATCTTGAGTTGCGTGGATAAATAATTAATTATCGCAACAGCAGCCTGGAGACCACATGCAGCCTCTGAGTCATGGCCATCTGGCTTTGAAGCTCAAAGCAATCCAGCTCATTTTCTGGTTGCGTTGCCCACTTGCTGGTTTATTTTATTTGAATTATGTGGACGTTTGGGTTTGGAAAAGGCACCTCAGGTATTTTGTTTTCTTTCCCTGATGAATGCCATATCAGAAAGAAGATTTGTGCAAATCAACAGAAACACAGCTTGAacatcaagaagggtctcgacccaaaacgtcacccattccttctctccagggatgctgtctgcactggctgagttactccagcatgttgtgtctatctaggggTTCATGCTCCCTACTCAAACTACAATGGGCTTCAATGTTGCCAATGTAGAACCCAATTGAATGGTTGGAAATGCATTCAATAAAATAATTATCCTCATTCTTACAGAAATACACCCCCTGTCCACCTCAATATCCTGACGAGCTCCCAGGAAAAGGCAGCACTTGCTGACTAGCCACAGGGATACCTTATCATCCTCCTCCTTTTCACTTTGTTTTCAATCCTCAACTTCTTTGAAATGCTAAATCCCCGGTTTCAGAAACTCTCATTGGTTAAATTTGCTAATTGCATGTTTATGGAACTTCAGAATTTCAAAGCACTGCTGTGGAATCCTAAGAACTCCATTCCCCATGGCCCTCTGAGATAACGCCTGCTTAATGGGGCGATTCCACTACAAAGGTGTCCAGGTACTCCAATCTATCACATCTGGTAGATCTCCTGCTACTTTACATTCATTCTTGGTCCCTAGGTCTTAAGAAACccataaatgttgacatttattttaagtgtcttcttgtaattgaaattttaaaaactaTATATTTGCTTCATTTATTACAAAATAATGAGACAACAGAATTTTCACCAAGTCAACAAAAAAAAATGAGACCAAGTATAACTGAAGTATACTGCCGCCTACTGGGCAACTCGGGAGAATCGTGGAAGACTATCTTAATGCTTCCACTTCAGTGTGGTAATTTAAAACTGATTCAAGCATTGCTCTCTGCACTTTTGGGGAAAGCCTCCATTCAGCAGGCTGATGAAATTAACACATGAAGATGGCAGCTGAAACCagtggcacaacttactgcatccTAATTCATTAGCATGTCTGCCATTTAATTGCCGTGGTGGATTAAAGCCTTTGTCATCTGGCAATGTGCTGCTAGATTCCGTGCGGACCAACCCCGCCAAAAGGGAAAGAGTCATCAGCTGACAAGACGAACCAATAATACTGGGGGGTGTAGAAGTGTTAATCCCAGGAGGGGGCTGGCACCTTTTTTGAAGTAGGAAAAGCTTTTTTTAATATACACAATATACAAGCACTGCCGCGGTCTGCCAGCACCTGTGTCTGCATGCAGGAAGTATTCCAGGATCAGGGACAGATCCAAATAGGAGTTTAAAACTTGGTGTTTGCACAAATATCCACAGGTCCACAATCTTACTGCAAACTCGGCACTTGGTGGCTGTCAATAAAGGCCGTTACAGATCGAGATTGAGCAGCGTAGCACCAAGTTTCCCAGTCCCTTGGTCAGATTTACAAATATATACGACCAAAGAAAACATGCAAAACGTGATCAGTTTTTGATTAGAAGAGTCATCTCCCACAAGCGTATTTCCAAAGAAAcagcaggctcttgaacacactaacctcaactatgaatatCCATGGACTGACTAAGGACCACGCATTTTGCACCAGCGTTGTGGATTTTAATTTGTAttgattgtttttttgtttatgtaGCATCTATATGTATTGCATTCACATGCTTTGTTATGAAACTGCAAGTCAGAAGTCAttggtagacaccaaatgctggagtagctcagcgggacaggcagcatctctggagagaaagaacgggtggcatttcgggtcgagacccgtcttcagactgaagaagtcacccattccttgtctccagggatgctgcctgtccagctgagttactccagcattttgcctaccttcgatttaaaccagcatctgcagttcttttctacacatagtCAGAAGTCATTGTTCTATTGTCAGTACAGTGCACTCTTGTAATTTctgcacccacccacccacccggtTCTAACACTCACCGGAATCGCTGGGGGTCTCGTTGCCGGAGCTGGCGAGCGAAGAGGCGGGCTCGGGTGCCGCCCCTCCCCGGGAAGCCGCGCCTCGGTTCAGCGGGAAGGGGAAGACCACGGCTGGGTCGACGCACTGGGAGGCGGGGTGCTGCAGCTCGCCGTGGCTGGAGTGCCTGCTGCCCGGTCCCTGGGCACACAGGGCGGTGTTGCtgatgctgccgctgctgccgctgctaccgcCCGCCCCGTCTGCGGGGCAACAAGAGGTGGGGGCTGCCCCGACCACAACAGCAGCAACGGAGAGGGTGCCCATTGCACCAGCTCCCCCAGGGCTGGCAGCTTTGTCCTGCTGCGCCGCGTACAGCTTCTCGGTCACCACCTTCTCCAGCTTCTCCCGGGCCGAGAAGCCGCTCCACATGCAGTCCTGCAGGACGATGGCGTTGAGCAGGTtcttgctgctgccgctgccgccgctgccggCGACCCCCACGACGGTGCCGGTGCAACCTCCGGCTCCACCACTCGCTCCTCCGCCGCCGCCCCCCGCCACCACCGCCCCTCCGCCCCTGGCCGCAGCAACGCCCGGCTCGGCGGCCAGCGGACCGTCCTCGCCGCACTCATCctcctgcagcagcagcagctcggaCACCCAGTCCTCGTCCCCGGGAGCCGCGGCCCCGCACCAGCCGACACGGCTGGGGGAGAGCGGGGGCGTGGGCAGCAGCTCGAACTTCTTCCAGATGTCCTCACTCGGCGGGTAGAAGTCAGCCTCGGGGCCGTAATCGTCCGGGTAGAAGTAGGGCTGGTAGGAGTCGTACTCCAGGTCGTAGTTCTTGCAGAaagtggagcggctgcagcagcaaGCCGaggagcaggaggctgaggaggaggaggaggaggaggtggctgaggaGGAGACggctgaggaggaggaggaggaggaggggggaagagagccgGAGTTGGACGACGATGTGCTGCTGGATGACATGATCCCAGGCATCTTTTGTTGCAAACAATCTGAAATGATGAAGGGAAGGAGAGCGGAGGAGGGGGCAAGGGGGTGAGAgaaaagaaataaataaaacaaattctGTCAACAACCAGCATGCCGAAGCAAAATCAAACAATAACAGTCCTTGTACTGACCCTTCAGTGCGCCCACACATCGACCCCCGAGCCCCGCTCTCGACGCCGGTGCTTCGGGCCCGCTCCCATTGAACCAAGCTGAGTTTCCCAGGTGcctcaaaatatttatttatttttccacaaATAAAAAAATCAGGTAAAAAGGAGTGCAATTTCGACCGATAAACCAGGGGCAGTCCACGGGAGCTGACTCCAGCTTTGCatttaaacaacaaaaaaaaacggtGCCGACTCTCATCATTTAACAAAAgaagctgcccggagctgggcttCGCCTCTCACCGAGACGCGCTGCCAAAACACCTATCGCTGTCTCGGCCAGCAAGGCATCTGCAGATTACATTGTCATTCTTACAAAAGGCATTCTGATCGAAAGTTCGGGGGTTTAAAACCCCACCAAAACTGATTGCAGGCACAGGGGGCTCCGTCTGCAGATTGCTCCGGGCGAGCAGGGATCGGGTGCTGCAGAGAATGCAGTGACTGACCTACATGCTCCCCATTCTAACCATTGCAGGGGACACTGAGCTAGGCTCCACTTAAATATGCATTAAAAATACACATACAATGGAACATAAACAGGGTTCTCTCATCACACTGAGAAAATAAAGCGACCTCACCTTTCAAAGGAAAACACTCCACAATGACTTAAAAATATAGGGCACGCATCTAAACAGATCCAGGAGTCAGTAGGCTCGCATTAGATTCTGGTCATTCCCTCGGAGCTGACAGGGAAGTCTGTCAGCGCAACTTGGATGCAGTGGTGGATATTATTATCTGAAAAAAAATTGGAAGGACTCAGAAAAAACCCCCATCGGTGCCAACCCCTCTCATTTAcatagaggaggagcccgagattTGGCGCGAAAATAAGTACCCTTATTATTTTCCAAATGCATGGACAATGCATGCTCTGAGAGTATGCTATCGGGTTTTTTTTATGGCTGCAATATTCATAAATTTGCATTACATATTTATTCACCTTAGATCACCAAAAAGGGGCTCTCGCCCCACATAAAAGGCCCCTCTGCAGATAGGCGGAAtcagattttagctctgcatatgGGCGGATTCGCGGACTGTGGTTAAGGGCTGAATGTCAATCACTGATTTACAACAGGAACAGCTCCAAGGGAATACTGCACCGAGCTCAAAGGGAAGCTATTAATCATGCGGACAGAAGAAAAACAAGAAACTAATTACAGATGCAAAGTAGACGACTGCCATGTGAAATTGTTGCAAAGGAGAAATGCTATTAATAAAAGagtttaaaatcaaactgcatATTGTAGCTGGTGTTCGACCTCTGCAAAGAATATCAAGACACACAGACCGCAGTGGCGCGACATCTAGTGGAAACGTGCAATGGATACATTCAACATGAAAGAACAACATGTTCCATGCACCCAGCGCTGTTCAATGGGCTTCGTTACGATCCCAGCTCGAAAAGCGGGCGCAGAAATAGTTATCTTTGACATGGGCATCCTTTAAAAGTTCTGCATTTTACAAGCCAAGTACAATACACACACCTTTAAATAATCTGTGCATTTGCATTCGGAGAAAAACCGGGAAAAATAAATCTTAGTATTCAAAATAAATTTGTAGTGGAGAGGGTCAGATGCAGTTTGTTACCTTTGTGGGAGAGTTGTCAGTTTGAATGACAGCTGTTAAGTCAAGAGTCATATGTACCGGCTGcagaccaatgaaattcttactttgcaacTTTAAAGGCTCATTATCACAGTAACAcacatatacaataatcaattatACAATCAATTCATAATTTATTGAAACATTGGAATTGAAGCTGTCGAACTATGAGAATTTGACAATTATTCAAAATCATTTAAGTCAAAGAGTTGCCTTTAAATGGCAATTTTCTCGACTTCACCGGGAGCAGAGAAAACAG containing:
- the mycn gene encoding N-myc proto-oncogene protein; this translates as MPGIMSSSSTSSSNSGSLPPSSSSSSSAVSSSATSSSSSSSASCSSACCCSRSTFCKNYDLEYDSYQPYFYPDDYGPEADFYPPSEDIWKKFELLPTPPLSPSRVGWCGAAAPGDEDWVSELLLLQEDECGEDGPLAAEPGVAAARGGGAVVAGGGGGGASGGAGGCTGTVVGVAGSGGSGSSKNLLNAIVLQDCMWSGFSAREKLEKVVTEKLYAAQQDKAASPGGAGAMGTLSVAAVVVGAAPTSCCPADGAGGSSGSSGSISNTALCAQGPGSRHSSHGELQHPASQCVDPAVVFPFPLNRGAASRGGAAPEPASSLASSGNETPSDSEEEEDDDEEEEEEEEEEEEEEEEEEEEEEEDEEDEDEEEEEEEEEEIDVVTVEKRRSSSSKHVTTLTVTVRSHSSGCGSSKTHNASLLKRCAPIHQQHNYAAPSPYTECDEMPPLKKVKSEAIRLAKQVPPPRSKSASPRGSDSEDNERRRTHNILERQRRNDLRSSFLTLRDQIPELVKNDKAAKVIILKKATDYVRALQSEEQKLLSEKEKLKAKQQVLVKRLEEIRTR